Proteins encoded together in one Deinococcus hopiensis KR-140 window:
- a CDS encoding endo alpha-1,4 polygalactosaminidase, with amino-acid sequence MCPLAAAGFSCGNRAVHARDLLSDSVHGPAPLRLRCATSPREPWKTGGRGHPQWHGERWLDIRRLDLLAPPVRAEQDRCRALGFGGVDPGNLDGYGVNPGFPGRTRCATPTG; translated from the coding sequence GTGTGCCCGCTCGCCGCCGCTGGCTTCTCTTGCGGGAATCGGGCGGTCCACGCCCGGGACCTCCTTTCAGACTCAGTTCACGGGCCTGCCCCCCTTCGCCTGAGGTGCGCGACTTCTCCGCGGGAACCCTGGAAGACTGGCGGCCGCGGGCATCCCCAATGGCACGGCGAGCGCTGGTTGGACATCCGCCGTCTGGACCTCCTCGCGCCCCCCGTACGGGCGGAGCAAGACCGTTGCCGCGCCCTGGGTTTCGGTGGGGTGGATCCTGGCAACCTGGACGGGTACGGGGTGAACCCGGGCTTTCCCGGGAGGACGCGCTGCGCTACGCCCACTGGCTGA